A genomic segment from Idiomarina piscisalsi encodes:
- the rraA gene encoding ribonuclease E activity regulator RraA — MEYNTSELCDLYPDMVDVVEPMFESYGGRASFGGRLVIVKCHEDKGIIEETVAEDGGGKVLLVDGGGSSRRALIDAAIAEQAMDNDWEGIVCYGSVRDVDALEELDIGILGVSSIPVAAMSDGIGELNVPVNFGGVTFLPDDHLYVDTTGVILSPEPLDIE, encoded by the coding sequence ATGGAATACAATACTTCGGAACTTTGTGACCTTTATCCCGACATGGTGGATGTGGTCGAGCCCATGTTTGAATCCTACGGTGGCCGCGCCTCTTTCGGCGGACGCTTAGTGATTGTTAAATGTCATGAAGACAAAGGCATTATTGAAGAAACGGTCGCGGAAGATGGCGGCGGAAAAGTTCTTTTGGTTGATGGCGGAGGCTCTTCACGCCGAGCGCTAATTGATGCCGCTATTGCTGAGCAAGCAATGGACAACGACTGGGAAGGTATCGTGTGCTATGGCTCCGTGCGTGATGTTGATGCGTTAGAAGAACTCGATATCGGCATTTTAGGTGTCTCTTCAATCCCAGTTGCGGCAATGAGCGACGGTATTGGCGAATTGAATGTGCCGGTGAATTTCGGCGGTGTTACCTTCCTGCCTGATGACCATTTATACGTAGACACCACCGGCGTTATCTTGTCACCTGAACCACTTGATATTGAGTAA
- a CDS encoding formimidoylglutamase: protein MSNISFLELTDPAKWVNVREHETKIGQAIRVLSEEGTYEESLQEAWNDGQRVALVGIPESIGVRGNLGRGGAEDGWQAFLKSFLNLQKTGLLSTHELLLVGAVNCADLMEKTSHLDATEPHDLAELRALCAQVDVRVQAVIKPLFEQGFEVIVIGGGHNNAYPLLKSLSDISKEACGAVNLDPHADFRPREGRHSGNGFSYAYMEGALEYYHVVGLHQGKNSADSLRQLQDAGMRYHTLHRLYERPFYEVMDEVVAKADSWQRPLGIEVDVDALNAVPASAVNYAGLSLAQGFQYVKRLAEVNETRYLHLAEAAPSLCSAGFEEGLKICGQLLSELTTAYLHGRERRR, encoded by the coding sequence ATGAGTAATATTTCATTTCTGGAACTGACGGACCCGGCAAAGTGGGTCAATGTCAGAGAGCATGAAACGAAAATAGGTCAGGCAATACGGGTGCTTTCAGAAGAAGGTACCTATGAAGAAAGCCTTCAAGAAGCCTGGAATGATGGTCAGCGCGTTGCCTTAGTGGGTATTCCGGAAAGTATCGGAGTACGCGGTAATTTAGGGCGCGGTGGCGCTGAAGATGGTTGGCAAGCGTTCTTAAAAAGCTTTTTGAATCTGCAAAAAACGGGTCTTCTGTCGACTCACGAATTGTTGCTGGTCGGTGCGGTTAACTGCGCTGATTTGATGGAAAAAACGAGTCATCTGGACGCAACAGAGCCTCACGATCTAGCCGAGTTGAGAGCGCTTTGTGCTCAAGTCGATGTCCGTGTGCAGGCTGTGATTAAGCCTTTGTTTGAGCAAGGCTTCGAAGTTATCGTCATTGGTGGTGGTCACAACAATGCGTATCCTCTGCTAAAAAGCTTATCTGATATATCAAAAGAAGCTTGTGGCGCCGTCAATTTAGATCCTCATGCCGACTTCCGCCCGCGAGAGGGCCGGCATTCTGGTAATGGTTTCAGCTATGCCTACATGGAAGGCGCGCTGGAGTATTATCATGTTGTCGGTCTTCACCAGGGCAAAAACTCGGCGGACAGTTTGCGACAATTACAGGACGCTGGCATGCGGTACCACACCCTACACCGACTGTATGAGCGTCCCTTTTATGAAGTGATGGACGAAGTCGTCGCCAAGGCAGACTCCTGGCAACGACCTTTGGGTATTGAAGTGGATGTCGACGCGTTAAATGCCGTGCCGGCAAGCGCCGTGAATTATGCAGGGCTTAGTCTGGCGCAAGGGTTTCAGTACGTAAAGCGCTTAGCTGAAGTGAATGAAACCCGCTATTTGCATCTGGCCGAAGCGGCACCGTCGTTATGCAGCGCCGGCTTTGAAGAAGGCCTGAAAATATGTGGCCAGCTGCTTAGCGAGCTGACCACGGCTTACTTACACGGTCGTGAGCGACGCCGTTAA
- the hutI gene encoding imidazolonepropionase, with translation MQRIENITAATMSDDTGYGLIKDAVVIINDGKVEFVGPAYDAPATPTADVVDGNGGLLTPGLIDCHTHLVWAGSRANEFAQRLHGMSYQEIAEQGGGIKSTVKATREASEEQLMALALERAETLMSQGVTTLEVKSGYGLDLENERKQLKVARQLAERLPVHVKTTLLAAHAVPPEYQGNADGYVDDIVNNILPTLTQEGLVDAVDAFCESIGFSIEQTRRVFEQAKALDLPVKLHAEQITNQQGAKLAAEYNALSADHLEQLDEDSVKAMAENGTVAVLLPGAFYFLRDTQKPPIELLRKYKVPMAVATDANPGSSPIHHLPLMLQMAATFFHLTPEECLRGVTVNAAKALGETQRGVIAEGNYADLALWKCQGAAELTYQTGVNPLQTLWFNGVAHDRVSKPWSAR, from the coding sequence ATGCAGCGCATCGAAAATATTACTGCCGCGACCATGTCCGATGACACCGGCTATGGGCTTATAAAAGACGCCGTAGTGATTATTAACGACGGTAAAGTTGAGTTTGTGGGCCCGGCGTATGACGCACCGGCAACACCCACAGCGGACGTTGTCGATGGTAACGGTGGATTACTGACCCCCGGGCTTATCGACTGCCACACTCATCTGGTTTGGGCTGGTTCCCGTGCTAATGAGTTTGCTCAGCGCCTGCACGGCATGAGTTACCAGGAAATTGCAGAGCAGGGTGGCGGTATCAAAAGCACCGTAAAGGCCACTCGCGAAGCCAGCGAAGAACAGTTAATGGCACTGGCTTTAGAACGAGCAGAAACTCTAATGTCACAAGGCGTCACAACACTGGAAGTGAAATCCGGGTACGGCCTCGATTTGGAAAATGAGCGAAAGCAGTTGAAAGTCGCACGTCAGTTGGCCGAAAGGCTACCCGTGCATGTGAAAACAACGTTACTGGCCGCCCATGCTGTGCCTCCTGAGTATCAAGGCAACGCTGACGGCTATGTGGACGATATCGTCAACAATATTCTGCCAACACTCACTCAGGAAGGGCTTGTCGATGCGGTCGATGCCTTTTGTGAAAGCATCGGCTTTAGTATTGAACAAACGCGTCGCGTTTTTGAGCAGGCAAAAGCGCTTGATTTGCCGGTGAAACTTCATGCCGAGCAGATAACAAACCAACAAGGTGCAAAACTGGCGGCGGAATATAACGCGTTGTCGGCTGATCACTTAGAACAACTGGACGAAGACAGCGTTAAAGCGATGGCGGAGAACGGTACAGTGGCCGTATTGTTACCCGGCGCATTTTACTTCCTGCGGGATACGCAAAAGCCACCCATTGAGCTACTCAGGAAATATAAAGTGCCTATGGCGGTAGCAACGGATGCCAACCCGGGCTCGTCGCCCATTCATCATTTGCCACTGATGTTACAAATGGCGGCAACCTTCTTCCATTTAACGCCTGAAGAATGCCTGCGCGGTGTGACAGTCAATGCGGCTAAAGCGCTGGGGGAAACGCAACGAGGTGTTATTGCGGAAGGTAACTACGCCGATTTAGCCTTGTGGAAATGCCAGGGTGCAGCCGAGCTAACTTACCAAACCGGCGTTAACCCGCTGCAAACCTTGTGGTTTAACGGCGTCGCTCACGACCGTGTAAGTAAGCCGTGGTCAGCTCGCTAA
- the hutC gene encoding histidine utilization repressor: protein MNKFTKIKEHIYHKIESGEWPENHPVSSENALCKQFSVSRMTARRALQELADEGLVIRTQGSGTYVAPIKSQTSFMAIRNIADEVRSRGHDYRAKVHLLKEQSASAQIAEALELEEGAPVYHSLITHYENDQPVQLEERFVNPTLVPDYLKQDYSKVTPHEYLCVVSPLTEASHQIEAILPVHSVCQYLSIDRHEPCLRIFRRTWSSGGVVTFATLTHPGSRFKLGGHLTFKE from the coding sequence GTGAACAAATTTACCAAAATCAAAGAACATATTTACCACAAAATTGAGTCTGGAGAGTGGCCTGAGAATCATCCGGTTAGCTCGGAAAACGCGTTGTGTAAGCAGTTTTCGGTAAGCCGAATGACCGCTCGCAGAGCCTTGCAGGAATTGGCTGATGAAGGATTAGTCATACGCACTCAAGGCTCGGGTACTTATGTGGCACCGATTAAGTCACAAACATCGTTTATGGCTATTCGCAATATTGCTGACGAAGTGCGCTCGCGCGGGCATGACTACCGTGCCAAAGTACATTTACTGAAAGAGCAATCCGCCTCAGCACAAATTGCCGAAGCATTAGAGCTTGAAGAAGGTGCCCCTGTTTATCATTCGTTGATAACGCACTATGAGAATGACCAGCCGGTGCAACTGGAAGAACGTTTTGTGAACCCAACACTGGTCCCTGATTACCTCAAACAAGACTACAGCAAAGTGACGCCGCATGAATACCTCTGTGTGGTGAGTCCACTGACCGAAGCTAGCCATCAAATTGAAGCCATTTTGCCGGTTCACTCGGTCTGCCAATACTTGAGCATTGACCGTCATGAGCCTTGTTTACGCATTTTTCGCCGCACCTGGAGCTCGGGCGGCGTGGTGACTTTTGCCACGCTGACGCATCCGGGTTCTCGTTTTAAGTTAGGCGGCCACTTAACGTTTAAGGAGTAA
- the hutU gene encoding urocanate hydratase: protein MSFTRLDKSRKISAPHGTELTTCNWQVEAAKRMLMNNLDDEVAEHPQALVVYGGIGRAARSWECYDKIIETLERLKPNESLLIQSGKPVGVFPTHEDAPRVLIANSNLVPEWANWDHFNELDKKGLMMYGQMTAGSWIYIGSQGIVQGTYETFGAVSRQHFNGDAKGKWILTGGLGGMGGAQPLAATMAGFCMLAVECDETRIDFRLRTRYVDHKATSLDQALQLINDAKAKGEAISVGLLGNAADVYAELQKRGVTPDVVTDQTSAHDPLHGYLPQGWTLDDYKAKQESDPSGTVAAAKESMAVQVRAMLHFQKDGAAVLDYGNNIRQMAKDVGVDHAFDFPGFVPAYIRPLFCEGIGPFRWVALSGDPEDIYKTDQKVKELIPDNEHLHNWLDMAKERISFQGLPSRICWIGLKDRARIARAFNDMVKSGELKAPIVIGRDHLDSGSVASPNRETEAMQDGSDAVSDWPLLNALLNTAGGATWVSLHHGGGVGMGYSQHAGVVIVADGTEEADKRLSRVLWNDPGTGVMRHADAGYDIAKNCAREQGLDLPMLDTK from the coding sequence ATGTCATTCACCCGTTTGGATAAAAGTCGCAAAATCAGCGCACCTCATGGAACCGAGCTCACCACCTGTAACTGGCAGGTAGAGGCGGCCAAGCGCATGTTGATGAATAACCTGGACGACGAAGTAGCGGAGCACCCGCAAGCGTTAGTTGTTTATGGTGGTATTGGCCGCGCGGCACGCAGCTGGGAATGCTATGACAAAATTATTGAGACGTTAGAGCGCCTGAAACCTAATGAGTCGCTATTGATTCAGTCCGGTAAACCGGTGGGTGTCTTTCCAACACACGAAGATGCTCCGCGCGTACTGATTGCAAACTCTAACCTGGTGCCCGAATGGGCGAACTGGGACCACTTTAACGAGCTCGATAAAAAAGGTCTGATGATGTATGGCCAGATGACCGCCGGCTCGTGGATCTATATTGGCTCACAAGGCATCGTTCAAGGTACTTACGAAACCTTTGGTGCGGTGTCACGCCAGCATTTCAATGGTGATGCAAAAGGTAAGTGGATACTGACAGGCGGTCTGGGTGGTATGGGCGGCGCTCAACCGCTGGCGGCGACGATGGCCGGTTTTTGTATGCTGGCAGTTGAATGTGACGAGACGCGCATCGATTTCCGTCTGCGTACCCGTTATGTCGATCACAAGGCGACCAGCCTCGATCAAGCGTTGCAACTGATTAACGACGCTAAAGCCAAAGGCGAAGCCATTTCTGTTGGTTTGTTAGGTAACGCCGCTGATGTTTACGCAGAACTGCAAAAACGTGGTGTAACGCCGGATGTGGTGACGGACCAAACGTCCGCACATGACCCTTTGCATGGTTACTTGCCACAAGGCTGGACACTGGATGACTACAAAGCGAAGCAGGAAAGCGACCCAAGCGGCACCGTAGCCGCTGCGAAAGAGTCGATGGCGGTGCAGGTGCGCGCCATGCTGCACTTCCAAAAAGACGGTGCGGCGGTACTGGACTATGGCAACAACATTCGCCAAATGGCGAAAGACGTTGGCGTCGATCACGCCTTCGACTTCCCGGGGTTCGTGCCGGCTTATATTCGTCCACTGTTCTGCGAAGGTATAGGTCCATTTCGTTGGGTAGCGCTTTCGGGCGACCCGGAAGACATTTACAAAACTGACCAAAAAGTGAAAGAACTGATTCCGGACAACGAGCACCTGCACAACTGGCTGGATATGGCTAAAGAACGTATTAGCTTCCAGGGCTTGCCGTCACGTATTTGCTGGATTGGCCTGAAAGATCGTGCCCGCATTGCTCGTGCGTTTAACGACATGGTTAAAAGCGGTGAGTTAAAAGCACCAATCGTGATTGGTCGGGACCACTTAGACTCAGGCTCGGTAGCCAGTCCTAACCGTGAAACAGAAGCCATGCAGGATGGTTCAGACGCCGTTTCTGACTGGCCGTTGTTGAATGCCCTGTTAAACACCGCAGGCGGTGCAACCTGGGTAAGCCTGCACCACGGAGGCGGTGTTGGCATGGGGTACTCTCAGCACGCCGGTGTGGTGATTGTGGCTGATGGTACCGAAGAAGCCGACAAGCGGTTAAGCCGAGTGCTCTGGAATGACCCGGGAACCGGTGTTATGCGTCATGCGGATGCCGGCTACGACATCGCAAAGAACTGCGCTCGCGAGCAAGGTCTTGATTTACCTATGCTGGATACGAAGTAA
- the hutH gene encoding histidine ammonia-lyase — MSHFELQPGKLQLSDLRRWFYEHQTLTLSDEANDNIATSAKTVADVLEQGRVVYGINTGFGLLANTRIPPERLTDLQRRIVLSHAAGTGDLMEDAVVRLMLLLKVNSLSRGFSGVRPVVIDALIKLLNAEVYPCVPEKGSVGASGDLAPLAHMVLPLLGEGTVRYKGEVYDAKEGIKHAGLEPFELAPKEGLALLNGTQASTALALAGLFRIERNYHAAILVGATSVEAAMGSRSPFDERVHAVRGQPGQMKAAEMFRHVLTETSEIAKDHEDCEKVQDPYSLRCQPQVMGAVLDQIEHASAILEREANGVTDNPLVFSEEQDIISGGNFHAEPVAMAADVLAIAASEIGALSERRSALLIDSNLSKLPAFLVNDGGVNSGFMLAQVTAAALASENKTLAHPASVDSMPTSANQEDHVSMATFAARRLTDIANNVSDIIAIEWLEAAQGLDFRRPLKASAAVETAFNCLREHVAYYDQDRYFAPDIKAASDLIKHGELAAVVTLPHMLS, encoded by the coding sequence ATGAGTCATTTTGAATTACAGCCAGGAAAGCTGCAGCTGAGCGATTTGCGCCGCTGGTTTTACGAGCATCAGACGTTGACGCTGTCTGATGAAGCGAACGACAACATTGCGACTTCCGCAAAAACCGTTGCCGATGTGCTTGAGCAGGGGCGTGTGGTTTACGGTATTAATACGGGCTTTGGGCTGCTGGCGAATACGCGTATTCCGCCGGAGCGCCTGACCGATCTTCAGCGCCGCATTGTCTTGTCGCACGCTGCGGGTACCGGCGATTTAATGGAAGACGCGGTTGTGCGCTTAATGCTGCTGTTAAAAGTCAATTCACTGTCGCGCGGCTTTTCCGGTGTGCGGCCGGTGGTTATTGATGCGCTCATTAAGCTGTTGAACGCTGAAGTGTACCCATGTGTTCCGGAAAAAGGGTCGGTAGGCGCATCGGGCGACTTGGCTCCATTGGCGCACATGGTGTTACCGCTGTTGGGTGAAGGTACGGTTCGCTATAAAGGTGAAGTGTACGACGCTAAAGAAGGGATTAAACACGCCGGTTTGGAGCCGTTTGAGTTGGCGCCGAAAGAAGGTCTGGCTTTGTTAAATGGTACTCAGGCGTCCACTGCGTTAGCGTTAGCCGGACTGTTCCGCATTGAGCGCAATTATCACGCTGCCATTTTGGTAGGCGCAACATCCGTAGAAGCCGCCATGGGTTCCCGCTCACCGTTTGATGAGCGTGTACATGCGGTACGTGGTCAGCCTGGGCAAATGAAAGCGGCGGAAATGTTCCGCCATGTATTGACCGAAACGTCTGAAATTGCCAAAGATCACGAAGACTGCGAAAAAGTACAGGACCCTTATTCATTGCGCTGTCAGCCTCAGGTTATGGGGGCGGTGCTTGATCAAATCGAGCATGCGTCAGCCATTTTAGAGCGTGAAGCCAATGGGGTAACCGATAACCCGCTGGTATTCAGTGAAGAGCAGGACATCATCTCAGGTGGTAACTTCCACGCGGAACCTGTCGCTATGGCGGCTGATGTTCTGGCGATTGCCGCGAGCGAAATTGGTGCTTTGTCAGAGCGCCGTAGTGCTTTGCTGATAGACAGCAATTTAAGCAAGCTGCCGGCATTTTTGGTGAATGATGGCGGCGTCAACTCGGGCTTTATGCTGGCGCAGGTGACTGCAGCGGCACTGGCGTCTGAGAACAAAACCTTGGCGCATCCGGCCTCTGTCGACAGCATGCCAACGTCTGCTAATCAGGAAGATCATGTGTCGATGGCCACCTTTGCGGCACGTCGCCTGACGGATATAGCAAACAATGTCAGCGACATTATTGCCATTGAGTGGCTAGAAGCGGCGCAAGGTCTGGACTTCCGTCGCCCGTTAAAAGCGTCCGCAGCGGTCGAAACGGCCTTTAACTGCTTGCGTGAACACGTCGCCTATTATGACCAGGACCGCTATTTTGCGCCGGACATTAAGGCGGCGAGTGACTTAATTAAACATGGTGAGTTGGCGGCGGTGGTGACACTACCGCATATGTTGTCTTAA
- a CDS encoding bifunctional GNAT family N-acetyltransferase/hotdog fold thioesterase, giving the protein MYRVITPQNETELERYFYLRWRVLREPFQRPLGSEQDEYDQVGHHRMVVNEADEAVAVGRLHFNSPEEAQIRFMAVAPEYRGEGHGVAIIYALEIAARQEGATHVVINSRDNTIGFYRKCGYDIVEEADTVNNPMAEHQLRKSFNDYNRIIYRPDWCAELQKTWQDDIPISDAMGIKIHQYTGRVFETRAQLSRNVNVHGTMFAGSIYSLGTLTCWGLLHLQLLERELEGAVVLGDGNIHYHKPVTQEPRAVARLSDVTGDFSALKEGKNARLMMKAQILDEERPVAEFTGRFVVLAKRD; this is encoded by the coding sequence ATGTACCGCGTGATCACACCACAGAATGAAACTGAGCTGGAACGCTACTTTTACCTGCGCTGGCGAGTACTGCGCGAGCCCTTTCAACGCCCCTTAGGCTCTGAACAGGACGAGTACGATCAAGTCGGTCATCACCGCATGGTGGTGAACGAAGCCGACGAGGCTGTCGCGGTCGGACGGCTGCACTTTAACAGCCCGGAGGAAGCACAAATTCGCTTCATGGCCGTTGCGCCAGAGTATCGGGGTGAAGGCCACGGCGTTGCCATTATTTACGCATTGGAAATAGCGGCGCGTCAGGAAGGCGCTACCCATGTTGTCATTAACTCGCGCGACAATACCATCGGGTTTTATCGAAAGTGTGGGTACGACATTGTCGAGGAAGCGGATACCGTTAACAACCCCATGGCTGAGCACCAGTTGCGCAAGTCATTTAACGACTACAACCGCATTATTTACCGCCCCGACTGGTGCGCCGAACTTCAAAAGACATGGCAAGATGACATTCCTATTTCTGACGCGATGGGCATCAAAATTCATCAATACACGGGTCGCGTTTTCGAAACCCGCGCCCAATTGTCACGTAACGTGAATGTGCATGGCACCATGTTCGCCGGCAGTATCTATTCACTGGGCACGCTAACCTGTTGGGGGTTATTGCACTTACAACTGCTCGAGCGGGAGTTGGAAGGCGCAGTCGTACTGGGCGATGGGAATATTCACTATCATAAACCGGTCACGCAAGAGCCGCGGGCAGTGGCTCGATTAAGCGATGTCACGGGAGACTTTTCGGCGCTTAAAGAAGGGAAAAATGCGCGCTTAATGATGAAAGCACAAATTCTGGATGAAGAGCGACCGGTGGCAGAATTCACCGGCCGCTTTGTTGTACTGGCTAAACGCGATTAG
- the dtd gene encoding D-aminoacyl-tRNA deacylase encodes MIGLIQRVSRAQVTVDNQTVGSIDKGLLVLLGVEHADDETAADKLAQRIANYRVFTDSEGKMNNSVIDESGSVLVVSQFTLAADTRKGRRPSFSSAATPEQAKALYLHFCDAMKKQGLPVETGQFAADMQVELVNDGPVTFELRV; translated from the coding sequence ATGATAGGACTGATTCAGCGGGTATCTCGCGCACAAGTCACCGTCGACAACCAAACCGTTGGTTCTATAGACAAAGGGCTGCTTGTTTTGTTGGGTGTCGAACACGCAGATGACGAAACAGCGGCTGACAAGTTGGCTCAACGCATTGCCAATTACCGCGTTTTCACCGATAGCGAAGGCAAGATGAATAACAGCGTTATCGACGAGTCAGGCTCTGTACTGGTGGTGTCGCAGTTCACATTAGCAGCAGACACCCGAAAAGGCCGCCGTCCCAGCTTTTCATCGGCCGCAACGCCAGAGCAGGCGAAAGCGCTCTACTTGCACTTCTGCGACGCTATGAAAAAACAGGGTTTGCCGGTCGAAACCGGTCAGTTTGCCGCCGATATGCAGGTTGAACTGGTCAATGACGGCCCCGTTACGTTTGAGTTAAGGGTGTAA
- a CDS encoding virulence factor BrkB family protein, whose translation MKQTDWKHYAGETWRFLTYFGRRFNSDSINVTAGHLTYVSLLSLVPLLVVMFTIFSAFPVFEELKGNLEQALFANLLPTSGEQLQEYINEFVANASKMTAVGVGFLFIVAITLMSAIDKALNNIWRDVNKRHWLVSFAVYWMLLTLGPLLIGSGLAATSYLISLSQFADEYISGARSFTLWMVPVATSFIFFTLMYQLVPNRQVKLRYAAFGAVIAAILFELSKQLFSLYITSFPTYQAIYGALATVPILIIWVYLSWMIVLTGAVLTVSLEEYQQLPEEPTSD comes from the coding sequence ATGAAACAAACAGACTGGAAACATTACGCGGGTGAGACTTGGCGGTTTTTAACCTATTTCGGGCGCCGGTTTAACAGCGACAGCATCAACGTGACGGCGGGGCATTTAACCTATGTTAGCCTGCTCTCACTAGTGCCGCTGTTGGTTGTTATGTTTACCATTTTTTCAGCGTTTCCCGTTTTTGAAGAACTAAAAGGTAATTTGGAACAAGCGTTGTTCGCGAATTTATTACCAACCTCTGGCGAACAGCTGCAGGAATACATCAATGAATTTGTCGCCAATGCGTCAAAAATGACGGCGGTGGGTGTCGGCTTTTTGTTTATTGTTGCCATTACGCTCATGTCGGCCATTGATAAGGCATTAAATAATATCTGGCGCGACGTCAACAAGCGTCACTGGCTGGTCTCTTTCGCAGTGTACTGGATGCTATTAACTCTGGGGCCGTTACTGATTGGTTCAGGACTTGCCGCGACGTCTTACCTCATTTCACTCAGCCAGTTCGCTGATGAGTATATTTCCGGCGCCCGCAGTTTTACTTTATGGATGGTGCCGGTCGCTACGTCGTTTATATTTTTCACGTTAATGTATCAGTTGGTCCCGAACCGCCAGGTAAAACTTCGGTACGCTGCTTTTGGCGCCGTTATCGCGGCCATTTTATTTGAACTCAGCAAGCAACTTTTCTCGTTATACATCACCTCATTCCCGACCTATCAAGCCATTTACGGGGCGTTGGCCACCGTACCCATTCTGATTATTTGGGTTTACCTGTCCTGGATGATTGTCCTCACAGGCGCGGTGCTAACGGTCAGCCTCGAGGAATACCAGCAATTACCGGAAGAGCCGACTTCCGATTGA
- a CDS encoding SDR family NAD(P)-dependent oxidoreductase, producing MAMVILGAGGGLGKALTNALTAEYPEETIVTVSRQALEAPGERIQRIQVKDYSEDALNTLVDDFHSQGLKLTGLISTIGMLHDDDTFPEKKLGDLSEANLRKLFDVNAIQPILALKSFRSVLDRKHTAFWVQLSAKVGSIEDNYLGGWYAYRASKAALNMLLKTASIELKRTHKRLVVAAIHPGTTDTALSKPFQSRIPDEKLYTPELSAKRILKVINEIQPEDTGKLWHWDGTELPY from the coding sequence ATGGCAATGGTGATATTGGGTGCCGGCGGCGGGCTTGGAAAAGCCCTGACAAATGCACTCACTGCCGAATACCCTGAAGAAACCATCGTTACTGTATCGAGACAGGCATTGGAAGCGCCGGGTGAGCGTATACAGCGGATACAAGTAAAGGATTACAGCGAAGACGCTTTGAATACCCTTGTTGATGACTTCCACAGCCAGGGGCTCAAGTTGACCGGGCTTATTTCAACGATAGGTATGCTGCACGACGACGATACGTTTCCGGAAAAGAAATTGGGCGACTTAAGCGAAGCCAATTTACGCAAGCTTTTTGATGTGAATGCCATTCAGCCAATTTTGGCATTGAAGTCATTCCGTTCAGTTTTAGACAGAAAGCACACGGCGTTCTGGGTGCAGCTATCGGCGAAAGTCGGCAGTATTGAAGACAACTATTTGGGCGGTTGGTACGCCTACAGAGCCAGTAAAGCCGCGTTAAATATGTTACTGAAAACAGCCTCTATAGAGCTCAAACGCACCCATAAGCGCTTAGTTGTTGCGGCTATTCACCCTGGCACCACAGATACCGCCCTCTCAAAACCGTTTCAAAGCAGGATTCCTGACGAAAAATTGTATACACCGGAATTGTCTGCTAAAAGAATTCTTAAGGTTATCAATGAGATTCAACCAGAGGATACCGGTAAATTATGGCATTGGGATGGGACAGAGTTGCCTTATTAA
- a CDS encoding YqaE/Pmp3 family membrane protein — translation MLYILAILFPPLAILFTGKIFQAIFNLIIAVVGVVLFIVSIGALGIVYLIAIIHAIIAVHDYRQRKRDERLIKAARGQDK, via the coding sequence ATGCTTTATATTTTAGCCATTTTATTTCCGCCGTTGGCTATTTTGTTCACGGGGAAAATATTCCAGGCCATTTTCAATTTAATTATAGCGGTTGTGGGTGTGGTGTTGTTCATTGTGTCAATTGGCGCCCTGGGCATTGTCTATTTAATTGCGATTATTCACGCGATTATTGCGGTACATGACTATCGTCAACGCAAGCGCGATGAACGGTTAATTAAAGCGGCAAGAGGACAAGATAAATGA
- a CDS encoding DUF2959 domain-containing protein — protein sequence MKQWIVPVAAVVALSACQSAYYGTMEKFGVEKRDILVDRVDDARDSQADAQEEFRSAFERLDEMLNIEGGELEETYNALNDDYEDSKAAAEDVKDRIDAVDDVAQDLFDEWSEELGEYSNDNMRRQSERQLRETERRYAELLRVMERASDKMQPVLDKMQDNVLYLKHNLNAKAIDAIRGEFNNLQNDISSLIAEMEASIEESNRFIESMKQ from the coding sequence ATGAAACAGTGGATAGTTCCGGTCGCAGCAGTCGTCGCGCTTTCTGCCTGCCAAAGCGCGTATTATGGCACCATGGAAAAGTTTGGTGTTGAGAAGCGTGACATTCTCGTGGACCGCGTTGACGATGCCCGCGATTCGCAAGCTGATGCTCAGGAAGAGTTTCGTTCGGCTTTCGAACGCCTTGACGAAATGTTGAACATTGAAGGCGGTGAACTGGAAGAAACTTACAACGCGCTTAATGATGATTACGAAGACAGTAAAGCGGCAGCCGAGGACGTGAAAGATCGCATTGATGCGGTGGATGACGTCGCTCAGGATTTATTCGACGAATGGAGCGAAGAACTTGGCGAGTACAGCAATGACAACATGCGTCGTCAAAGTGAACGCCAACTTCGTGAAACAGAACGTCGTTATGCGGAGCTCCTGCGAGTGATGGAACGGGCTTCCGACAAAATGCAGCCTGTGCTGGATAAAATGCAGGATAACGTGCTTTATCTGAAGCACAATTTAAACGCCAAAGCGATAGATGCCATTCGCGGTGAATTTAACAATCTGCAAAATGACATTTCGTCGTTAATTGCAGAGATGGAAGCATCTATTGAAGAGTCAAATCGCTTTATTGAGTCAATGAAGCAGTAA